The genomic region GATCTCGGATTCCTCATTTCTCCATTTCCTACGTTGGTTTGtgttctgtttcatttatttatttttcttttatttttggtgtgTTTTCTGCTTCCCGGTTGCTAGAGGGTTTGGTTGCTGCGAATTCTCCGGGGGTTCCGTGGCGGCGACCACCTGAGGAGCACGACAATTCTATATCTTCTAATTTGATTGCGTTTTACGTTAATTCTATGTCGATTCggaaaatgtttttcttttcgcGTCCAAGGAGTTATATTTCGACAATGACTAGGATTTTAGCTTGGATTTGAGTTTTAAATTGTGGGTGGTTCCTTATttatttgcttttgtttttgtttttgttgattgAAGGAGAATTTGCAGAGCAGGACTGGATTTCCCAGAAAAGGAGAGATCTTTGGTCTGGAAATCCCCCCTTTACAATCCCGGATTGTAAATTTAAGGGGTGTTGTTCTGAAGCAAGAATTGAATTGTGGGAAAACCGGTTCGGGTTTTTCATGAGAAGGTGTTTGTGTGAATTGGGATAGATTGAAGAGACTGCAGTAAAAGAAAGTAGGGAAAACCATGGAGAGGGTTTTGATGGCGGTGCATGTGGCGAATCAAGTCGGAGGGGAATCGTTACTTGGGACGATCAAGATCGCGGTGCTTCCCATAGCAAAGGTTTTTACTGTGTGCTCCTTGGGGCTTCTAATGGCTTCCAAGTATGTCAACATCTTCCCAGCCAGTGGAAGAAAACTCTTGAATGGGGTAAGAAGTGCTTTTTCTATCTATCAAAAGCGCTTTTGACTAggtttgaaagaaaataaaagtgcTTTTCGGGCGTAGcgcttggatttttttttttttagaaattcaACGTCTTTATAATAACGTACTTGCTAGTGGAAGAACTTATGAGCAAAAGCAGTCTCAAACGAGCCCTAACTAATTTTGCGCTATAAGCCACCTTTTTGTGTATACACTGTTGCATTGTATAACCGATTTCCAACTATTTTCTGCAGTTGGTCTTCTCGCTCTTGCTTCCATGTTTGATATTTTCTCAGCTTGGACAAGCCATCACCTTACAGAAAATGCTCGAGTGGTAAGAGTTAGTTCTACTGTTTTTTTGTAATCCCGTAGCCAAAATCCCAATGCATTATATTTGAACTAGAAAATTCTCTTTCTACAGGTGGTTTATTCCCGTGAATGTCGTGATTGGTAGCACTACAGGCTCCATAATAGGTTATATCGTTGCATCCATTGTCCGACCACCGTACCCCTTCTTCAAGTTTACAATTGTACAAATTGGAATAGGTACGCTTTTTGACACGCCTTCTATCAATAGTTTCGACGAATTAGAAAACCCCTTTCTATACATTTAAACATTGAGTTGTCTATATAAGCTGCATTTTTGCTGCTTGGCCTTTGTGCATCATGTGTTGGCTTATACCATTGATTGCAGGAAACATCGGGAATGTGCCACTGGTTCTAATTGCGGCTTTATGTAGAGACAAATCGAACCCTTTCGGTGATACATGTAAAACAGATGGGACTGCCTATATTTCATTTGGCCAGTGGGTAAGTATTTgcatttcacttttttttatcaCCACTACTTGGATACTTGAATCCAAGTTGCAGTTATGCAGTGATTCAATACTTCATATTTTCCGGTGCATTAATTTAATCATCTATAAGAAAGTACTCAACATTGTATATTATCCCGGATAGGTTGGTGCAATCATTCTATACACGTATGTATTTCAAATGCTGTCCCCCCCTCCAGAAGGTACCTTTGACATTGAGGAGAAAGATCTCCCAATCAAAAGCCCTCGAAACAGCACGAGCACGACACCTGACCAAATTCCATTGCttataaatgatgaaaatgaTGAAGAGCCAACACGTCAAGAAGAGGTTGCAGAAACTAACTCAAATGATTCAGATAAACCTAAGGTGAGAATGAATCTAATCATCCACATCTAATCCTATATGTGTTGTCATAAACATCTTCGTGTCCTAATGCAAAATATATCATttgagaaaaagagaaaaggaatactttttattttggtaagTTGGGAAGTATGTAGTCGGGGCAAAAATTTGATAGCAATGACAGGCAGCTTAATTTTTTGTCGACTTTCATATGTAGATCCATGAATTATAACAGCTTTGGACTTGAAATTTGGGATTTCGCTTTACTTGCCTTATTGTGTTGTAGTTGTCTCTAGTATGTACTACGGTCCTAATTACATGTCATGACTTGCATGCAGATTACAAAGTTCTTCGTATTTATATACGAAAAGTTGAAGCTCAAACAAGTTCTCCAACCACCTATAATAGCTTCTGTAAGTTTGATTTACTTGCCAAATAATTTAGTAACTGTATTTATTAAGGAGTTTTATCAGTTGGATTCTTACGACGAGCATATTCTAACTAGTATGAACAATTTTGCTGCAGATCCTGGCCATGGTACTTGGAGCGATACcatttttaaagaaattgatCTTTACATCTGATGGTCCACTTTTCTTCTTCACCGATAGCTGCATTATCCTTGGGTATGCTCAGTTGAACCTTTACTAAGTTTTAGCTGATAATATTTGGTGATTGTCTTGACTACACATGCTGTTTAAGAATGCTGCAAGTTCCAGGGTCATTGACATTGATAGATAAACCACGGTTTATTGATGTTGATAGATGAATAAAAGTTAATATAATTCGATAATTCTACTCAAACTATGTCGAGAAattgcaacttgaaaaattgaTATTATTCTGGCTTGTATATATATGCAAGATTATGGAAGAGCTTTAGTAGTAATATAGTGGAAACGTTTAACGTGTACTATTCCTGCAACCTTTTCTTGTCAAATATGTTTGTGATAGATGCCTATGGAAATAAAACTTACTTTTGTGGATTCCGTTGAATTGCAATCTTTATTTATTATAATCTCACAATGTCTGTGATTTTCAGGGAAGCCATGATTCCGTGCATTCTGTTGGCATTAGGTGGCAACCTTATTGATGGTGAGTTGACATCCCTTCGTCATAAGCATCCACTTAATTGGTTTGAATTTTAGATGAGTATAGTTGTGACATCTCTGTGTTATTTGCAGGTCCGGGAAGTTCAAAACTTGGTCTACGGACAACTGCTGCAATTATATTTGCACGACTACTCTTGGTGCCCCCCGTAGGACTTGGCATTGTAATGTTAGCCGATAAGCTCGGCTTCCTCCCTGCCGATGACAAAATGTTTCGATTTGTCCTGCTGCTCCAGAACACAATGCCTACATCTGTCCTTGCTGGTAACAAATCTCAAGTTATATAGATAGCTCGACTGTGCTTCAAATCGACATCTAAGTTTCGTATTGACAAATCAAACCTTGTCTGCAGGTGCTGTTGCAAATTTAAGAGGCTGCGGAAGAGAGGCAGCAGCCGTCCTGTTCTGGGTGCACATATTCGCCATCTTCTCCATGGCTGGGTGGATCGTCTTGTACCTCAACCTACTCTTCTGAAAAAAAAACGTGCAAATTGTTGCTGTGGCACTCACCCTTATCTACCTTCTGCCATTGATTATCCGGCAGTTGATGTTAACAGCCGTAAGAGTATATAGCTGAACTTGGAAATTATTCATTCATGTAGAATACAAGGTGTCAACCTGTTCACGGTAACTGAGCCGGAGGAAGGAGCATCCCGCCCGGCTGTGAATTTTGTTGTGACAGCTGCCCTTGGCGTCCGCTAATTTTTCAGGTCCGTAGAAGGGCAGCTGTCGTCTACATTCAGCCTTTTCTATGAGGCCCCGATTGGTTGTAAAGCGGAAGCAGTTATTTAGGAACGGGGGAAATCCTGCCCCTTCTTCCTTACACGTCTGTGACTATAATCCTATATTTTGCTTATCTCATTCTCTTTTCATTCGAATTTTGAagttatttttttgtaaaattttacaaattaaGCAACTTAAAAGgcaaaaaaaagtacaaataaaagtagGTTGAGGTACAAAATGATCCGTTACGGCCATGTAAAATAATGGATCATTTTGTACCTCAACCGACATTTTCATACAAACGATACTACGCACTAGTGTAATCTAAACTATCGGGAAGAGTATTGGAACTTTGTGG from Pyrus communis chromosome 9, drPyrComm1.1, whole genome shotgun sequence harbors:
- the LOC137744970 gene encoding protein PIN-LIKES 6-like, coding for MERVLMAVHVANQVGGESLLGTIKIAVLPIAKVFTVCSLGLLMASKYVNIFPASGRKLLNGLVFSLLLPCLIFSQLGQAITLQKMLEWWFIPVNVVIGSTTGSIIGYIVASIVRPPYPFFKFTIVQIGIGNIGNVPLVLIAALCRDKSNPFGDTCKTDGTAYISFGQWVGAIILYTYVFQMLSPPPEGTFDIEEKDLPIKSPRNSTSTTPDQIPLLINDENDEEPTRQEEVAETNSNDSDKPKITKFFVFIYEKLKLKQVLQPPIIASILAMVLGAIPFLKKLIFTSDGPLFFFTDSCIILGEAMIPCILLALGGNLIDGPGSSKLGLRTTAAIIFARLLLVPPVGLGIVMLADKLGFLPADDKMFRFVLLLQNTMPTSVLAGAVANLRGCGREAAAVLFWVHIFAIFSMAGWIVLYLNLLF